Proteins from one Gasterosteus aculeatus chromosome 11, fGasAcu3.hap1.1, whole genome shotgun sequence genomic window:
- the rusf1 gene encoding RUS family member 1 isoform X2: protein MAYLCQVFPVNWTKRQEAWKTCDSLVKESGNPACLKSCHECVFLPQGYPESVSDDYLQYQFWDTVQAFSSSLSGTLATQASLRGVGVGNQEATVAAATVTWLLRDGTGMLGRILFAWQKGSKLDSEAKKWRLFADVLNDIAMFMEILAPYFPGCFTVIVCTAGIFKSLVGVAGGATRAALTVHQARRDNMADISAKDGSQETLVNLAGLLVSLMLIPLVTDNPILTVSLFFLFTALHLFANYKAVRSVVMETLNEARLSILLQQYLKDRRILSPTEANQREPVLLEFRKTGPIKLGVRLQEVIESPEDLTLALKENTMPFLVGVRNGCVCVCLAPEASVRDEIRAMCQAVWLRSKLSIPTSRDPPMQSNWEMVHESHKLMDTIFNPFLKGVEAAGWDITRTLLDWDEWRVEWKTKSY, encoded by the exons ATGGCGTACCTGTGTCAAGTGTTCCCTGTCAACTGGACAAAAAGACAAGAGGCTTGGAAAACGTGTGACTCTCTCGTAAAAGAAAGTGGAAATCCTGCTTGTCTGAAAAGTTGTCATGAG tgtgtctttctgcCTCAAGGCTACCCAGAGAGCGTCAGTGATGATTACCTGCAGTACCAGTTTTGGGATACTGTGCAG GCTTTCTCCAGCTCTCTGTCAGGGACTCTGGCTACTCAGGCTTCTCTCAGAGGCGTTGGTGTTGGAAACCAAGAGGCAACAGTAGCTGCAGCCACAGTCACCTGGCTACTAAgag ATGGAACTGGCATGTTGGGAAGAATACTCTTCGCTTGGCAGAAAGG GAGTAAACTGGACTCTGAGGCCAAAAAATGGAG GCTTTTTGCTGATGTTCTCAACGACATCGCCATGTTCATGGAAATATTGGCCCCATACTTTCCTGGTTGCTTCACCGTGATTGTCTGCACAGCAGGAATATTCAAG TCTCTTGTTGGGGTGGCGGGCGGAGCGACCCGAGCGGCTCTGACTGTTCACCAGGCTCGCAGAGACAACATGGCCGACATCTCTGCCAAAGATGGAAGTCAG GAGACTTTAGTGAATCTGGCTGGACTGCTGGTCAGTTTGATGCTCATCCCCCTCGTCACTGATAATCCGAT ACTGACCGTCagcctcttctttctcttcaccGCCCTCCACCTCTTTGCCAACTACAAGGCGGTGCGctccgttgtcatggaaacgtTGAACGAGGCCCGGCTTTCGATTTTGCTTCAGCAGTACCTGAAAGACCGAAGGATCCTGAGTCCAACGGAGGCCAATCAGAGAGAACCGGTTTTATTGG AGTTTAGGAAAACTGGGCCAATCAAACTTGGAGTGAGGCTACAGGAGGTTATAGAAAG CCCAGAGGATCTGACTTTGGCTTTGAAGGAAAACACCATGCCTTTCCTTGTGGGAGTTCGAAATG gctgtgtttgtgtttgtctggcaCCGGAAGCATCCGTGCGTGATGAAATCAGAGCCATGTGCCAGGCTGTGTGGCTCCGGAGCAAGTTGAGCATCCCAACTTCCAGAGACCCTCCGATGCAAA gtAACTGGGAGATGGTACATGAGAGTCACAAGCTGATGGACACGATTTTCAATCCATTTCTCAAAG GTGTGGAAGCTGCAGGATGGGACATCACACGGACTTTACTGGACTGGGATGAGTGGAGGGTCGAGTGGAAAACAAAGAGCTACTGA
- the rusf1 gene encoding RUS family member 1 isoform X1, with protein MERRRGAVLATERYGSAESWKYVAKDAVMERTRDASEGVSRGNSLFAVFKCVFLPQGYPESVSDDYLQYQFWDTVQAFSSSLSGTLATQASLRGVGVGNQEATVAAATVTWLLRDGTGMLGRILFAWQKGSKLDSEAKKWRLFADVLNDIAMFMEILAPYFPGCFTVIVCTAGIFKSLVGVAGGATRAALTVHQARRDNMADISAKDGSQETLVNLAGLLVSLMLIPLVTDNPILTVSLFFLFTALHLFANYKAVRSVVMETLNEARLSILLQQYLKDRRILSPTEANQREPVLLEFRKTGPIKLGVRLQEVIESPEDLTLALKENTMPFLVGVRNGCVCVCLAPEASVRDEIRAMCQAVWLRSKLSIPTSRDPPMQSNWEMVHESHKLMDTIFNPFLKGVEAAGWDITRTLLDWDEWRVEWKTKSY; from the exons atggagagaagaagaggtgcgGTTTTGGCCACGGAGCGATATGGCAGTGCAGAGTCCTGGAAGTATGTTGCAAAGGATGCAGTCATGGAGAGGACGAGAGATGCGAGTGAAGGTGTATCGAGAGGAAACTCTCTTTTTGCAGTTTTTAAA tgtgtctttctgcCTCAAGGCTACCCAGAGAGCGTCAGTGATGATTACCTGCAGTACCAGTTTTGGGATACTGTGCAG GCTTTCTCCAGCTCTCTGTCAGGGACTCTGGCTACTCAGGCTTCTCTCAGAGGCGTTGGTGTTGGAAACCAAGAGGCAACAGTAGCTGCAGCCACAGTCACCTGGCTACTAAgag ATGGAACTGGCATGTTGGGAAGAATACTCTTCGCTTGGCAGAAAGG GAGTAAACTGGACTCTGAGGCCAAAAAATGGAG GCTTTTTGCTGATGTTCTCAACGACATCGCCATGTTCATGGAAATATTGGCCCCATACTTTCCTGGTTGCTTCACCGTGATTGTCTGCACAGCAGGAATATTCAAG TCTCTTGTTGGGGTGGCGGGCGGAGCGACCCGAGCGGCTCTGACTGTTCACCAGGCTCGCAGAGACAACATGGCCGACATCTCTGCCAAAGATGGAAGTCAG GAGACTTTAGTGAATCTGGCTGGACTGCTGGTCAGTTTGATGCTCATCCCCCTCGTCACTGATAATCCGAT ACTGACCGTCagcctcttctttctcttcaccGCCCTCCACCTCTTTGCCAACTACAAGGCGGTGCGctccgttgtcatggaaacgtTGAACGAGGCCCGGCTTTCGATTTTGCTTCAGCAGTACCTGAAAGACCGAAGGATCCTGAGTCCAACGGAGGCCAATCAGAGAGAACCGGTTTTATTGG AGTTTAGGAAAACTGGGCCAATCAAACTTGGAGTGAGGCTACAGGAGGTTATAGAAAG CCCAGAGGATCTGACTTTGGCTTTGAAGGAAAACACCATGCCTTTCCTTGTGGGAGTTCGAAATG gctgtgtttgtgtttgtctggcaCCGGAAGCATCCGTGCGTGATGAAATCAGAGCCATGTGCCAGGCTGTGTGGCTCCGGAGCAAGTTGAGCATCCCAACTTCCAGAGACCCTCCGATGCAAA gtAACTGGGAGATGGTACATGAGAGTCACAAGCTGATGGACACGATTTTCAATCCATTTCTCAAAG GTGTGGAAGCTGCAGGATGGGACATCACACGGACTTTACTGGACTGGGATGAGTGGAGGGTCGAGTGGAAAACAAAGAGCTACTGA
- the elob gene encoding elongin-B, translated as MDVFLMIRRHKTTIFTDAKESTTVYELKRIVEGILKRPPEEQRLYKDEVMLNDCQTLGNCGFTNQTARPQAPATVGLAFRLSDDSFEQLRVESFSTPPELPDVMKPQDSGSTANEQAVQ; from the exons ATG GATGTGTTTCTAATGATCCGACGTCACAAGACGACCATCTTCACTGATGCCAAAGAGTCTACCACAGTTTATGAACTGAAGCGCATCGTGGAAGGCATTTTAAAGAGGCCCCCTGAAGAGCAGAGACTTTACAAG GATGAAGTGATGCTCAATGATTGTCAAACTCTTGGAAATTGTGGCTTTACAAATCAAACCGCTCGACCTCAGGCCCCAGCCACGGTGGGGTTAGCTTTCCGTCTGAGTG ATGATTCATTTGAGCAGCTGAGAGTCGAGTCTTTCTCCACCCCCCCAGAGCTCCCTGACGTCATGAAGCCCCAGGACTCGGGCAGCACAGCCAACGAGCAGGCTGtacagtga
- the LOC120827544 gene encoding uncharacterized protein LOC120827544 isoform X2 — MGRYKCAYDCESSGESDVKYFKFPLYNPRKLKKWLSNMKLKDWNPNRFSVLCINHFEEQHIDRTGKCVKLREDAVPTIFSSPGKTQKREASSDPRRKRFKSAGAKTSRTSPAPSPTITPSTAKRRAQSEEPSPAEEEPTGDKDPQTSHDKWRIIVDEGLMKIESFPHFFHGDYCAPRGIQWAPDDDLSTEWEASEKVMEVKEPWQWLGLDVRGPLPQTLNAHRYILTVTDYFSKWVEAVPMQSCLPEDVVKNVVDIIAHFGYPIRILSRLPHGIVHKINRELKDQLKVTVALVVYHQQTGTMDLITQQLIDRMVSDLVEEHAADWDVYLPAKVFSLCFREHAKTKERPFSVLCCRGLEPVQSPRGLDYAYSKIQESAFVIR, encoded by the exons atgggaCGATACAAATGTGCCTACGACTGCGAAAGCTCCGGCGAGTCGGATGTGAAGTATTTTAA ATTTCCCCTCTACAATCCCCGAAAGCTCAAGAAATGGCTCAGCAACATGAAGTTGAAGGACTGGAACCCGAATCGCTTCTCCGTGTTGTGCATCAATCATTTCGAGGAACAACACATCGACAGGACGGGCAAATGTGTGAAGCTTCGGGAAGATGCAGTTCCCACCATATTCTCATCTCCtggcaaaacacagaaaagagag GCTTCCAGTGACCCAAGAAGAAAGAGATTCAAG TCAGCTGGTGCTAAAACCTCACGGACAAGTCCAGCTCCGTCTCCAACGATCACTCCTTCCACGGCAAAGAGAAGAGCCCAAAGCGAAGAGCCAAGCCCGGCTGAGGAAGAGCCTACTGG GGACAAAGACCCCCAAACGTCACATGACAAGTGGAGGATTATAGTAGATGAAGGACTGATGAAGATAGAGTCATTTCCACACTTCTTCCATGGAGATTACTGCGCACCACGG GGTATTCAGTGGGCTCCGGATGACGATTTGAGT ACCGAGTGGGAAGCCTCGGAGAAGGTGATGGAG GTGAAAGAGCCGTGGCAGTGGCTCGGTCTGGACGTCAGGGGGCCGCTGCCCCAAACGCTGAACGCACACCGCTACATCTTGACTGTAACGGACTACTTCTCCAAGTGGGTGGAGGCCGTGCCCATGCAGTCGTGCCTCCCTGAGGACGTCGTGAAGAACGTGGTTGACATCATCGCCCACTTTGGGTACCCGATTAGGATACTCTCCAGACTGCCTCATGGCATAGTCCACAAA ATCAACAGAGAACTGAAAGATCAGCTGAAGGTCACCGTCGCTCTCGTCGTCTACCATCAGCAGACGGGCACCATGGATTTAATCACGCAGcaactgattgacag GATGGTAAGCGATCTGGTAGAGGAGCACGCGGCCGACTGGGACGTCTACCTGCCCGCCAAGGTGTTCAGCCTGTGTTTCAGGGAGCACGCGAAGACCAAGGAGAGgcccttttctgtgctgtgCTGTAGGGGACTGGAGCCCGTCCAATCCCCCAGAGGACTGGAC TACGCTTACTCCAAGATCCAAGAGAGTGCTTTCGTTATTCGATAG
- the LOC120827544 gene encoding uncharacterized protein LOC120827544 isoform X1, translating into MGRYKCAYDCESSGESDVKYFKFPLYNPRKLKKWLSNMKLKDWNPNRFSVLCINHFEEQHIDRTGKCVKLREDAVPTIFSSPGKTQKREASSDPRRKRFKSAGAKTSRTSPAPSPTITPSTAKRRAQSEEPSPAEEEPTGDKDPQTSHDKWRIIVDEGLMKIESFPHFFHGDYCAPRGIQWAPDDDLSTEWEASEKVMEVKEPWQWLGLDVRGPLPQTLNAHRYILTVTDYFSKWVEAVPMQSCLPEDVVKNVVDIIAHFGYPIRILSRLPHGIVHKINRELKDQLKVTVALVVYHQQTGTMDLITQQLIDRSVLGVMVSDLVEEHAADWDVYLPAKVFSLCFREHAKTKERPFSVLCCRGLEPVQSPRGLDYAYSKIQESAFVIR; encoded by the exons atgggaCGATACAAATGTGCCTACGACTGCGAAAGCTCCGGCGAGTCGGATGTGAAGTATTTTAA ATTTCCCCTCTACAATCCCCGAAAGCTCAAGAAATGGCTCAGCAACATGAAGTTGAAGGACTGGAACCCGAATCGCTTCTCCGTGTTGTGCATCAATCATTTCGAGGAACAACACATCGACAGGACGGGCAAATGTGTGAAGCTTCGGGAAGATGCAGTTCCCACCATATTCTCATCTCCtggcaaaacacagaaaagagag GCTTCCAGTGACCCAAGAAGAAAGAGATTCAAG TCAGCTGGTGCTAAAACCTCACGGACAAGTCCAGCTCCGTCTCCAACGATCACTCCTTCCACGGCAAAGAGAAGAGCCCAAAGCGAAGAGCCAAGCCCGGCTGAGGAAGAGCCTACTGG GGACAAAGACCCCCAAACGTCACATGACAAGTGGAGGATTATAGTAGATGAAGGACTGATGAAGATAGAGTCATTTCCACACTTCTTCCATGGAGATTACTGCGCACCACGG GGTATTCAGTGGGCTCCGGATGACGATTTGAGT ACCGAGTGGGAAGCCTCGGAGAAGGTGATGGAG GTGAAAGAGCCGTGGCAGTGGCTCGGTCTGGACGTCAGGGGGCCGCTGCCCCAAACGCTGAACGCACACCGCTACATCTTGACTGTAACGGACTACTTCTCCAAGTGGGTGGAGGCCGTGCCCATGCAGTCGTGCCTCCCTGAGGACGTCGTGAAGAACGTGGTTGACATCATCGCCCACTTTGGGTACCCGATTAGGATACTCTCCAGACTGCCTCATGGCATAGTCCACAAA ATCAACAGAGAACTGAAAGATCAGCTGAAGGTCACCGTCGCTCTCGTCGTCTACCATCAGCAGACGGGCACCATGGATTTAATCACGCAGcaactgattgacaggtcagtTCTTGGAGT GATGGTAAGCGATCTGGTAGAGGAGCACGCGGCCGACTGGGACGTCTACCTGCCCGCCAAGGTGTTCAGCCTGTGTTTCAGGGAGCACGCGAAGACCAAGGAGAGgcccttttctgtgctgtgCTGTAGGGGACTGGAGCCCGTCCAATCCCCCAGAGGACTGGAC TACGCTTACTCCAAGATCCAAGAGAGTGCTTTCGTTATTCGATAG